From Desulfurella sp., one genomic window encodes:
- a CDS encoding transposase yields MTIESALTFFDFPGQDWISIRTTNVIERLNKEFKRRTKSMEILTGEQSCYNLLAFISLKLR; encoded by the coding sequence ATAACTATAGAGTCAGCTTTAACCTTTTTTGATTTTCCTGGGCAAGACTGGATATCAATAAGAACTACCAATGTAATAGAAAGGCTCAATAAGGAATTCAAAAGAAGAACAAAGTCAATGGAAATACTTACAGGTGAACAAAGCTGTTATAACCTGCTTGCATTTATATCACTTAAGTTAAGATAG